From a region of the Theobroma cacao cultivar B97-61/B2 chromosome 8, Criollo_cocoa_genome_V2, whole genome shotgun sequence genome:
- the LOC108663025 gene encoding uncharacterized protein LOC108663025: MEEQFWKQKAGIKWLVEGERNTKFFHMRVKKKRIKSHIFRIQNPYGSWIEDPDLVKSSAVDFFSSLMKKESCAMTRFNDSLIPSILSKNDNVWLCAAPTMEELKVVVFNIDKDSVAGPDGFLSYFYQHCWEIVASDLLDAVVDFFHGAALPRGITSTTVVLLPKNEKASKWSDYRPIKRGLRQGDPISPLLFILAAKYLSRGLNALFAKYPSLHYYSNCSMSERISGWDNKILSPGGRITLLRNVLSSMPIYLLQTCNNIWSQYMRAKYCASQIPRYVQSKLHDSQTWKRMLASCPVCYFYDNGAWNVDKLNNVLPEEVVMEIIKISIDTSSTDLAYWVPTSDGQFTIKSSWETVRQRQADWIPVDLRLKSKGFHLASKCQHCNSEESLLHVMWECLIATQV; encoded by the exons ATGGAAGAACAATTCTGGAAGCAGAAAGCTGGCATTAAATGGCTAGTGGAGGGTGAGAGAAACACAAAGTTTTTCCACATGAGAGTTAAAAAGAAGCGAATCAAGAGTCATATATTCAGAATACAAAATCCATATGGGAGCTGGATAGAAGATCCAGATTTAGTGAAGTCATCTGCAGtggatttcttttcttctctcatgAAGAAGGAATCATGCGCAATGACCAGGTTTAATGATTCTTTAATTCCTTCCATTCTATCTAAAAATGATAATGTTTGGTTATGTGCAGCACCTACCATGGAGGAACTTAAAGTCGTAGTGTTCAATATAGATAAAGATAGTGTGGCTGGCCCTGATGGATTTTTGTCttatttttatcaacattGTTGGGAAATAGTTGCAAGTGACCTCTTGGATGCAGTGGTGGATTTTTTTCATGGAGCTGCCCTCCCAAGAGGAATAACATCCACGACAGTTGTGCTGCTGCCCAAGAATGAGAAAGCTTCTAAATGGAGCGACTATAGGCCGATAA AAAGGGGTTTAAGGCAGGGTGATCCTATTTCTCCTCTATTATTCATCCTGGCTGCGAAATACTTGTCTAGGGGGCTAAATGCTTTGTTTGCTAAATATCCATCCCTCCATTATTATTCAAATTGCTCAATGTCA GAGCGTATTTCTGGATGGGATAATAAAATTCTATCTCCTGGCGGTCGCATAACACTACTTCGCAATGTACTTTCTTCCATGCCTATCTATCTGCTCCAG ACCTGTAACAACATTTGGTCGCAATACATGAGGGCGAAATATTGTGCTAGTCAAATTCCAAGGTATGTTCAATCGAAGCTTCATGACTCACAAACTTGGAAACGGATGTTAGCTAGCTGTCCG GTTTGTTATTTTTACGATAATGGTGCATGGAATGTGGACAAGTTGAATAATGTATTACCGGAGGAGGTGGTGATGGAAATTATTAAGATTTCGATTGACACATCTAGCACAGATTTAGCATACTGGGTCCCCACTTCGGATGGTCAATTTACCATTAAATCCTCTTGGGAGACAGTACGACAACGACAGGCG GATTGGATTCCGGTTGATTTGCGATTGAAATCCAAGGGCTTCCATTTAGCTTCCAAATGCCAACATTGCAACTCAGAGGAGTCTCTTTTACATGTCATGTGGGAATGCCTAATAGCTACACAGGTCTAG